The Nerophis ophidion isolate RoL-2023_Sa linkage group LG20, RoL_Noph_v1.0, whole genome shotgun sequence genomic interval attatgataaaagttggaattttactcaataacagttgcaattttacaagaaaagcttaacattttggaaatgttatgaaaagagtcgtcattttactcgacaagtcacaattttatatgaaaaGTTACACATTTTTGTCAATATCATGATAATAATCtaaattttacttggtaaaatgatgtcatcattttactccagaaaaagtcactattttacaaggacaacaaaaatATTGGCaagattgtgataaaagtcagaattttatatgacaaatgtcaccgttaagcattgaaaaaataaaaataaagactgcAGAGTAGCTTGGAGGAGGaggttttatgacgcactaaattcctaataagcactcgcggagatacttccagtttcaaaatgttaatttattttcacaaacaaaaaatatattcacCGTGGTGGCTCTGTATTCATAGCTACTGAAGTAGCAAAGCTGCTGCTTCTGCTTCTGATTGGTTTTGATCCAGTTGTGCTTCTTGGGAGAGGCCTTTTCGTTGTTTGGTCTTGAATGTCTCCAAACAACGGATCCAAAAGCATCTTGGCATGGTTTTCCACAAAATCCACAAAGTTGTTGAATCTGATCCTCCTTGAGTCTCAAAAGCTGTGCTGCGCCACTTTTCTCTGAGTTTGTAGGGTAGTTTGGATGTAATCAGCCTTAGGTTCGATGGGGTATCAAGTTCCTCCAAATACTGTAAATCTTGCATTacattacagcaggggtcgggaacctttttggctgagagagccaaaaagccaaacattttaaaatgtatttttgtaagagccatataatattttttttaacactgaacacaactaaacacgtgcatttttaagtaagaccaaccattctagagtataataggtctcttattctttgtaataacattgttattccgaagctaattgtggagggggcgtggcctgtgggcctgcagtgaactggggtgtgccaggaccggcctctaaatcagcgacaggtgcgtagacggcccacctgggccttcttatttaatcacctgtcactctgttataagcagcagccaggaggagagacggggttggggctggagccagagcgtgagcgaaaacgaaagagaaaaatacaattgctggaaagcaactgagggacttattgaaaaaaacaacaatattgtaaccctaaaacaggctctcatgtcggtgcttggtggtctgaagaacccccagaagggcaagccccacactaaccaataataaataaataacttcttaccattaacgcaacttcttgaacaggtgcggtagaaacggatggatggcttaaaaatgcatgagaatgttttatattttgaacattatttttaacactgtgattacaagtggaattattcattatttatcgtgttaagcaatgtcagctcagagttatccgagagccagatgcagtcatcaaaagagccacatctggctctagagccataggttccctacccctgcattacagCATCCTCTTAAATACAATGCATATGCATGCAGCATTTTCTCATCCTCAGCTTTAATCGCTGTCCAATTCAAGGCCTTTTGCAAATAAGCTCCCGAAATGTTCATCTCATCTCCAAAGTGTTCTTTCAAGAGGTGCCTTGCTTCATTATAGCCCctactgcaggggtagggaacctatggctctagagccggatgtggctcttttgatgactacatctggctctcagataaatcttagctgacattgcttaacacgataattatcacagtgctaaaaataacgtgcaaaatataaaacattctcatgcatttaaatccatccatccgttttctaccgcacctgttcaagaagtcgcaataatgttaagaagtattttatgtcacgatgggggggtcgcagcttgctgcagggtcgttcccccaggaaggcagacggactactcgggaaaTGGCaattaggtaaaaacatgatttaattttaactaaaaaaagatacaaacaaaaatcgctcacagtggaggcacaacttgggctaaggaacaaagctaacgcatgaacagactatgaacataaatcaaacaaaacttacctggcatggcatgaagcacgaaactatggcaaggcatgaaacaagtcagcacagagcagaaaaagatcacattgatgccagggcgactgactggcaaagacaagcttaaatactgcctctgattagtgctcgggaagcaggtgagcgggcattttgtccaccagacaggtggacaaaatgagtcaccaacgaaaccagacaagggagtggaaaaaaacaggaacttaaagagtccaaaggacatacagcacatggccaaacaaaaacatgatcaacagacatgacattttatctattattggttagcttcagaataagaatgttattaaaaagaataaaatacttattatactctaaaaatgttgatcttacttaaacatccacacatttagttgtattcagtgttaaaaaatatgatatggctctcacggaaatacattttgaaatatttggctttcatggctctctcagccaaaaaggttcccgacccctggactactGGCTTCCATGTGCAAACAGCTGCCAACCAAGTCTCTTGGCAAACCAGATGTGAATTGTTCAAGGTAGTAGAGTCGGTCTTGATTATTATCAGTCTTGTCTTCAATCAAGTGTTCAAATGCATGGATAAGAGACTGATATGCCAGTGGGTTACCATCAAACACAGACATCTCTCTTGCTGGTAGTAGACAGTTTTTGCTGTGAGACAATGAGTTTTGCGATGTCACTTTGTCTTTGAATGACCATTTCCAAGTTATCATGAGCAGCTTTAATAACCACATTATCTTGTGCATGGTGATTTATTATTTGAGTCTGATTTACACTCTGGATCTTGTGTTCTtcagttgtgtttttgttttgaggtTTATTTAGATCTTCTGATGTGTTGGTGTTCCTTCTAGGTAGAGGTCGGTGGAGACTTAAAATGGTTTGGTGAAGTGGGGTTTTGGGTAGgcctttgtctgtctgtcatattgaaggagtgaggagtgatattttttgtttgggaaaataaattaacattttgcAACTGAAagtatctccgcgagtgcttattagGAATTCAGTGTGTCATAAAACCTCCTCCTCCAAGCTACTctgcaatctttatttttatttttccgaaACCTTTTTGGAATgacagagtagccgtaacaaagtaaacaaacaatatcaatCCTCACTCCTTCAATACGACAGACAGACCAAGGCCGCGCCAGCTGTGCTGTCTTCCTAAttataggacaggggtagggaacctatggctctagagccagatgtgactcttttgaagactgcatctggctctcagataaatctgagctgactttgcttaacacaataagtaatgactaattccacttgtaatcacagtgttaaaaataatgttctaaatataaaacattctcctgcatttttaatccattcatctgttttctaccgcacctgttcaagaagttgagttaatggtaagaagttatttatttattattggttagtgtggggcttgcccttctgggggttcttcagaccaccaagcactgacctaaaagcctgtttcagggttacaatattgttgtttttttcaataagtctcccagttgctttccagcaatagtttttccagccccaacccagtctctcctcctggctgctgcttataacagagcgacaggtgattagataacagggcccaggtgggccatctacgcacctgtcgctgcaggcccgcaggccacgccccctccacagttagcttcagaataacaatgttattacaaagaataagagacctattatactctagaaatgttaagcggtagaaaatggatggatggatgttggtcttacttaaaaaagcatgtgtttagttgtgttcagtgttaaaaaaaatatgatatggctcttacggaaatatattttaaaatatttggctttttggctctctcagccaaaaaggttcccgacccctgttataggaGGAGGACGTTGCCCACCAggaggagcgtgagcagctgaaaacaatcagTCAATATAATTTATCTGAAACATCCAATAATCCATCAATATCATCATTGGCATGATTCGATtccattgtcaaaacaattattaaataaataatataaataggttCCAacaggcgcaccttcaatgaatggcctattttaaaactttgttcatatacaaggcgcacagaatagatgctacagtggAGGCTGGGGTtatgttatgcatcctttagatggcgctgcgctaaagggaatgtcaacaaaacagtcaggtcagtcaaactttattaatagattacaaaccagcgttctgacaactctgttcactcccaaaatgaataaacagctgttttattattttccccgattcaataaacatgtaaaaaacagtctgatactgttacagtaaatcaaaggttagtgcaatcacaatatagtaacactggaaatagtacaaagcaataatatatcaataagtcaacgttgctcaaaggataatgtcacacaacacaacacacaaaataaacatgtaaagctcactttattaagttattcctcatccaccaatccctcaaattcttcttatTCAGTGTtccaatcaaacagttgggcgaatactgCATCCAACATGTCCGGCTCCGTCTCATCCAAGTGgtcattaaaggagtcagtgtcgctgctgatctattcccgtcttctactgtgtgactgatcgccttgactttaaactctgcgtcgtaagcgtgtttCTTAATAGAAGCCATTTTGgtctctttacataaacacacagaaactgcACGCCTCCTGCAgtcacacacagtggggcaacaaagtatttagtcagccagcgattgtgcaagttctcccacttaaaatgatgacagaggtctgtaattttcatcataggtacacttcaactgtgagagacagaatgtggaaaaaaatccaggaattcacattgtaggaatttcaaagaatttatttgtaaatgatggtggaaaataagtatttggtcaaccattcactgatggaaggaagttttggcccaaaatctcacgatacatggccccattcattctttccttaacacggatcaatcgtcctgtccccttggcagaaaaacagccacaaagcatgatgtttccacccccatgcttcacagtaggtgtggtgttcttgggatgcaactcagtattcttcctcctccaaacacgacgagttgagtttataccaaaatggatacatggatgatacagcagaggattgggagaatgtcatgtggtcagatgaaaccaaaatataactttttggtataaactcaactcgtcgtgtttggaggaagaagaatactgagttgcatcccaagaacaccatacctactgtgaagcatgggggtggaaacatcatgctttggggctgtttttctgctaaggggacatgacgattgatccgtgttaagaaaagaatgaatggggccatgtatcgtgagattttgagccaaaacctccttccatctgtgagagctttgaatgcttgaccaaatacttattttccaccataatttacaaagaaattctttaaaattcctacaatgtgaattcctggatttttttcccacattctgtctctcacagttgaagtgtacctatgatgaaaattacagacctctgtcatcctttgaagtgggagaacttgcacaatcgctggctggctaaatacttttttgccccactgtatcagcATGCACAGCGCacttcttctacgagggaaaataaAGTTGGCGGCtataaaagaagaagaagaagaagcatagaagaagcgcacttcttcggGGGAAAATGAatttggcggctgcttaccgtaatTGCgagtcctccatccatccatttatttgtaCAGCTTATtttggctcaatattggtccttATGTAATGCGCCCTGTCAGCCtatgagaaaatttgaggtttttgggtgcgctttatagtgcggaaaatatggtgtgtgtatatataattatacatattatttatatatatatatatgatatatatttatatatacatttttatatatatatatatatcatttatataatgatatatatatatatatatatatattagggctgggcaacgattaaaaatttgaatcaaaattaatcgcactatttctcttattaatcgcgattaactgcattgtatacgcaaagcccaataatgaattcaaaagtagtgtgtagtgcaccttttattggaatattctcccacatgaacaaaagtgccaaaacatttgttgtgcaaacacaatttaaatcagtccttgttaaacagtagcagttaaatagcatattttatgaaaatcaactcaaaaaatgcaaatacaaacattttagcttattgccactgccagggtatttaagttatcctgtttgttatggaaaataaatataatctacatacaaatctctgaaccacaatcataacatctgaacaggcaatttctgaggtaacagcagaaacattttttttatcagggatcttatgtttaaaaaaactttattataggtagtgggctgttttagggaatttttgatcaaattatccgtaatagcaatattaataatgttgtgtttattctgcgtagtgcacttaaaataattatgaccatatctaggaattgatatgatgggaattttccgattgtttgtttggtgctttgataaactgaacacatatacatggtactatattgtgatgttatgaggcagggaataaaagaactaccctacccagcatgcaacaggagtgacgagcatgcgcggtagcccggtataggttgtgtcgccatgacggcatcttgtatgttgtgatatgcacgctctgaaagcaagcgttaaaaactcagccaacacgcctcgtctgcattattgataaatagacaaacaacacatatactccgctgcttcacaggccgctggatgtatctggcaaagtattcccatgctagctagctggtctagcaagcacgcgtcattcagtccaaaacggcccgatctatccacatccagaattgtctggcggtcgtaagtgatcccggagtgaccacgctgtaagccagccatgaaatttgcagaattgtccggtatttttgccaaatgttccatctttaccaagagcccctcgacgccgaagccagtccaggcgacgccatcttgttaagaaaaggcgttatcaaaataaaagcatgtaaacatacgcaaatgtgcgataaaataattgtcggcgttaataggttgatgagttaactcgtaattaacgcattaatttgcccacccctaatatatatatatatatgtatttatttatttatatatacattttttctttatatatattatatcaatcaatcaatcaatgtttatttatatagccccaaatcacaaatgtctcaaaggactgcacaaatcattacgactacaacatcctcggaagaacccacaaaagggcaaggaaaactcacacccagtgggcagggagaattcacattcagtgggacgccagtgacaatgctgactatgagaaaccttggagaggacctcagatgtgggcaacccaccccctctaggggaccgaaagcaatggatgtcgagcgggtctaacatgatactgtgaaagttcaatccatagtggctccaagacagcagtgagagtcccgtccacaggaaaccatctcaagcggatcagcagcgtagagatgtccccaaccgatacaggcgagcggtccatcctgggtctcgactctggacagtcagtacttcatccatggtcatcggaccggaccccctacacaagggagggggggacatacagtaggagaaagaaaagaagcggcagatcaactggtctaaaaaggaggtctatttaaaggctagagtatacagatgagttttaagatgagacttaaatgcttctactgaagtagcatctcgaactgttaccgggagggcattccagagtactggagcccgaacggaaaacgctctatagcccgcagactttttttgagctctaggaatcactaataagccggagtcttttgaacgcagatttcttgccgggacatacggtacaatacaatcggcaagataggctggagctagaccgtgtagtattttatacgtaagtagtaaaaccttaaagtcacatcttaagtgcacaggaagccagtgcaggtgagccagtacaggcgtaatgtgatcaaactttcttgttcttgtcaaaagtctagcagccgcattttgtaccaactgtaatcttttaatgctagacatggggagacccgaaaataatacgttacagtaatcgagacgagacgtaacaaacgcatggataatgatctcggcgtctttagtggacaaaatggagcgaattttagcgatattacggagatgaaagaaggccgttttagtaacgcttttaatgtgtgactcaaaggagagagttgggtcgaagataatacccagattttttacagagtcaccttgttttattatttggttgtcaaatgttaaagttgtattattaaatagaggtcggtgtctagcaggaccgataatcagcatttccgtttttttggcattaagttgcaaaaagttagcggacatccattgtttaatttcattaagacacgcttccaactgactacagtccggcgtgttggtcagctttaggggcatgtagagttgggtgtcatcagcataacagtgaaagctaataccgtatttgcgtatgacgtcacctagcggcagcatgtagatgctgaagagtacagggccaaggaccgaaccctggggaactccacacgttaccctaacatagtccgaggtcacactgttataggagacgcactgcatcctatcagtaagataagagttaaaccatgacagggctgagtctgacataccaattcgtatttttatacgctctaataaaatattatgatcgacggtatcgaaagcagcgctaagatcgaggagcagcaacatagatgacgcatcagagtccatcgttagcaatagatcattagtcatttttgcgagggctgtctcagtcgagtgatttgccctgaaaccggattgaaaggtttcacatagattgttaaacgctaagtgctcatttagctgctctgcaacaattttttcgaggattttcaaaataaatgcttctactgaggtagcatctcgatatatgtaaatacatatatgtattttatatatgtattttatatttgtataatatacatatatatattatatatgcattttatatatatatgtaaatatatgtatatcatcaggagaaaatctcctgctgattgagggaacccctcatgaaacagttctgtagagatgaagtagtcttgtgatttttttcccaaacatacacatatattgcgctctaccacggtattgagcactattctctggataatctaattaaggcatactgtatgtgtgtgtgtgtatatatatatatatatatataatatggtttctaatcctcattatttacttcaacttattacagtaagactctatatacatatttatttgtaattagttttggccaaagggggcaaatttcaatttcttacacacacttgttatttcgtatgttgacagtcaatttttgtgggaccaccctaatttttaaccagcaggggtgcaaatgagacattgtctattagatacaatgttattgttattgggaccatcatttatgtcatcacttcttcacacctcctcatatggaagatacttttttttcttcatgtctcaagaaggctagaaatacaagaacacacacacacacacacacacacacacacacacacacacacacacacactagctacATGAGAAGAAGtaaaagtgtgtgtttttgtccAGGTTGGTGAAGTGGATTGAAGGTTGTGTGTGTGAGGATCCTTTCCTCAACCCTGAGCTGATGAGAGCTAACCCTTGGGTGGAGAAAGGCAAGTGTGTGATCCTCTGATGGTCACACACTCTCACatacactcacaaacacacacacacaccttcatgtGTTCACACAGGCCACGCACGGATGCACCACTAACTTAAACactgagcacacacacacgcacacacacacacacacacacacacactactgctgttattctttatttatttggagAACTTGATTGTGCTTGTTTTAAgaccgctgtgtgtgtgtgtgtgtgtgtgtgtgtgtgtgtgtgtgtgtgcgtgcgtgcgtgcgtgtgtgtgtgtgtgtgtgtgtgtgtgtgacagcacTGAGTAGCTTTTtagatgtttgtttttattggctCTTTGCAAATAAAGACTGTTTGAAATTGACTTGCTGACTACAAAACAACCACACAGCTAAAGAACCAAGACCTTGGTCAGGGTGTGTGTGGGCACCTTACAAGACCTTGGTCGGGGTGTGTGGGTACCTCACAAGACCTTGGTCGGGGTGTGTGGGCACCTTACAAGACCTTGGTCGAGGTGTGTGAGCACCTCACAAAAGTTCCCGGATGTAAACACTCCTGCGCACGGCATTGGACATGCCCTCGTTGAAGCGGAACCACACGTCACTGTCTCCCACCGCCTTCCCCATCCGCAGCACGGCACACTTCTCGCCTGCGGACAGAGCGCTTTCTTTTTAGTCTGCCCGACATTTttcaaatgggggaaaaaaaagcataAGATCCACGATGGTGTGGAATTGATTACCTGGAAAATATGTGAGGAGAAAtagtgtgtgaatgctgagaAGCAGACACCAAACTGAAACGCTACTTAGCCAGCTAGCATCAAGTAGTAAAATAATACGACTAAAATGTGCATGTCTGGGAAATGAGATAGAAAGTTGGCATGTCTTTTTTACCAAATGATG includes:
- the LOC133538920 gene encoding guanine nucleotide-binding protein G(I)/G(S)/G(O) subunit gamma-13-like codes for the protein MDDLDVPQMRREVESLQYQLAISREKSSITVTELVKWIEGCVCEDPFLNPELMRANPWVEKGKCVIL